The genomic window ACATACAAATTGTATTTAACTCAATAGAAAATGGCGCACATACTATTGTAAAATGCGGGATTGGTCATGCATAACATGGTCAACCAAGTTAGCTACATGAATAATTTTAGCGTCGAGTGCACACACATCCTGCGCTGACGCATAGCGATACCACATATTTTAGTAAAATTTTAGCTATTTAGGCCTTATTTTTATCCTTTTTTTAGCCGGTATCGCATAGCTTATATCCTGGCAGATAGAAAGTGGTGTTAGCCCCATTTTATCAGGCAGGAGAAGCATGCGTAAATATATTCTGATTGTCGAAGATGACGTTGCCATGCTTAAATTCCTGCGGATAAACCTCGCTGCAAGGGGATACGAGGTTCGCACCGCGGTCGACGGGCCGGGAGCGCTCAAACAGGCGGAATTAAGAGTTCCCAATCTCATTCTGCTTGACCTTAACCTCCCCGGAATAAACGGCTTCGAGGTACTGGGCAGGATCAGGGATTGGTGCAGTGTACCGATACTTGTTATCAGCGCCCGCTGTGACGAAAGCGATAAAGTGCTCTGCCTTGACAACGGCGCCGACGACTATATCTTAAAGCCTTTTGGTTTGAATGAACTGCTTGCGAGGGTGAGAGCATTGTTACGACGAACTGAGACCAATCATATACAGATGAATTCTTCCAGGTTCAAATGCCGTGAACTCGAACTGGATTTCAATTCTATGCAACTGCAAAGGAACGGAAAATCGATAAAACTAACAGAAATCGAATACAGAACCCTCAAACTACTGACCATAAACGCGGGTAAGGTACTTACTCACAACATGATCCTCAGTGATGTCTGGGGAAGTGCATATCAGGATAACAATCAGTACACGCACGTCATCATCAATCGGCTGCGCAAGAAAATAGAGCAGGATATATCCAACCCTGTATTCATTCAAACAGTGCCGGGCGTAGGTTACCGGTTTTGCGCCAACTGAATGAGTAACATATCCTCTTTCCTTTTGGTTACATTCCATCATATCCGCATTGCTTTTTAGAATTATTTTAGATAATTCGCATAGCCTTTAAGCTCTTTTTTAGCACCCATCGTCTATGATTGCGAGGTTAGCGTGCTCGTAACACGATGCATGCGGAGGTTGCCATATTAAGGAGGTTCACATGAATGTTCAGAGCAAATATTTCTCAGTAGTATTATTGTTGGCGCTGGTCTTACCGATACTGGGCTTCGTAATACCGCCAGGCTCGGTGGCCTCGGCAAACGGATGCGCCGGTTGGAGCGACGATTTTACCGGTGGTGCGCAACAGACCTGGACGCCTGTAGACGGCGGCGACAGCAGCACCTATTTATTTCAGAATAATCGCTACGAACTTCATACTGAAAGCAACGACGGTTCGGCAAAATTCCTTGCAAGCTATGTAAGTGCCAGTGGCACCGATTACGTAATGCAAGCCCGCATACAACGCATGGAGGCTGGGGACAACTTCCTGGCTTACCTGATGGCTCGCGCAAATACAGTCACCATGAGCGGTTACGTGCTGGGCGCCAGCTCGGATGGCTCGCATTTCTGGTTCGGTAAGCTGGTCAACGGCACATATAATGAACTGGTACAAGATTATATAGAGGCAACGACCTTCGATCCGGCCGATTTTCAGCTTAAATTTGTCGTGGCGGGGAATAACCTTTACGGCAAGGTTTGGACAACCGGCACTCCGGAACCCGACCACTGGCAGATCATCAAGGCGGACGCCTCCTACAGCACAGGAGTCGGCGGTGTCCTGATAGCCACCTATCCCACCTTCGCCTGGAATGTTGTGCAGGCGGCTTATAAAGAGGTTTCACTAACCTGCCTGACCAAAGCTACGGTATATGTGGACAGCACCTGGGCAGGCAAGTCCGCCGGCGAATACGTGGAGCTTCCCGGAGGCGGCACGGGCATTATCGGACATAACGCGTTCGCCACCATTCAAACGGGTGTCAACGGGGTGGACGCCGGCGGTACGGTGAACGTGGCGGCGGGGACATATAATGAAAACATATCGATAAATAAATCAATCTCACTATTTGGCGCTAATAAGGCCACAACTGTCATCAATGGTGACGGTTCAGGGATTGTTGTAACTATAGTCGCAAATAATGTAAATTTTTCCGGATTTACAGTTCAGGGTTCAGGCAATAATCCTCTTGAGAATGCCGGCATGATTCTTCAAGGTGTTACCGGATGCACCATAGACAACAATATCATAAGTAATAATGCCAGCGCCGGTATCGGTCTACAAACGGCGAATAATAATATGGTAACCAACAATACACTGGATAATAACTTCGTTGCGGGGATAGCGTTGCTCGGATCTTCCGACAATACCATTCAAGATAATAATTCCAGTAATACGAAGTTGTTCACAGGTACTGACTATGGTTACGGTATCGTACTGGACGCCGTCAGGGGAGCTACCCCCCCAACCGGCAGTATATTCTCTACCGGGAATACGATAAGCGGAAATACTTGCTCAGGAAATGCTCAAGATGGTGTTTATCTTGGGTGGAATTGTCATACCAATACCATTACCAGTAATGCTATTAATAATAACGGTAATGACGGTATTTACCTGTGGAAATCAGGAACAAATACCGTTACCGGAAATACTATCACCGGCAATACAGCAGAAGGTATCCAACTTATGGCCAGCCCGGATAATACCATAACTGGCAATACCATTACCGGCAGCAATAACGGGGTGCTGATAAGGAGCGGACATGTAGAATATGCATATCCTGCACCTCTGATATCGAGCGGCAATAGCATTAACCATAACAATATAAGCGGAAATACCTCATACGGTGTTGTTTATCAGGATAATGCCGACTATACAGACGATGATAATATCTCAATTGATGCCGTCAATAACTGGTGGGGCACCATCAACGGTCCGGCACATGCTAAAAATGTGTTTAATATCGGCTCCCAAGGCAATCCCGTCAGCGACTATGTTGGTTTCGTCCCGTGGCTGAGCAGCGCCGGGGGCGCAACATTCACCGGCCCGATATCCAACGGCACAAATTACTACTCCAACTTTGCCGACGCCATAGCCGGGACAACTGAAGGCGGCACCCTCAACGCCGCAGCGGGGACGTATACCGAACAGGTGTTGATACAGAAGTCACTCAGCATCATCGGCGCGGGCAGTGCAACAACGGTAATCAAGGCGCCCGCGGCGCCAAGGGCCGGATCGGTCGTACAGGGAACCTGGACCTGGGACTACGTCGTGGCAGCGTACCCGGGCAGCGGCACCATAGATGCGCATATCGAAGGCTTCACCATCGACGCCAATAATCAGAACAAGACCGCAGGCACCACTGCCTTTGCGGGAGTATTTTTCAGGGACGTCAAGGGCAGCCCCGGCACAGCCGGCCTTTACTCGTGCGCTATAGAGGGATTCCCGTCGACGCCGGATTACGAGTGCTTCGGCATCAAGGTATATGGCGATTCCCAACTGACGATAGATAGCAATACCCTGACCGACTATACCCGCGATGCCATCAGTGCAAACGGCGATGCCGGCGCGCTGGACGACCCCCTGGTAACTATAAGCAACAACGTCCTGACCGGCTCTGCAATTCCTTTGAACGGCATCTCCCTCAGAGATGGCGCAACCGGCACGGTGACAGGTAATACAGTGACCGGCCACACGCGCTCCGGCCCCTGGGCCGCGGTCGGAATACTCGTATATACTTCCAATGATGCCGTTATCAATAACAATCTGGTAGAAAACTGCTTCTACGGCATAGACGTACATGAATCAACCGGGACTACAGTCAGCAGTAACACGTTGACACATACCATAGCGAGGCACATGACCATAGACAGTTCCAACAACTGCCTGATATCCGGCAATACCATCAACGGAACAGCCGCAGGGACAGAGGACACGGCCATCAGTCTCGTAAACAACAGCACTGGAAATACGGTTGGCGGAGCAGCACCCGCTGACGGCAATACAATCAACATGGCTACCAGCGGCACAGGCAACGGATACGTAATATACGTTCAGGCTGATGTCAACGCCGGCAGCAATACAATCCAATACAACAGCATCACCGGCGGCAAGCGCGGCGTACAGTTTGACGGGCCTCCGGGCTGCACCGGCACCACCAACATATTAAACAACACAATATCCGGCCAGGACTTCGGAGGCATATGCGCCTATAACAATGGAGACCTTGTCATAAATAACAACACACTGACTAATTCGGTCCGGCCACTCGAATTCTGGGGGCCCACAAGTGTCAATATCGAGGGTAACACTATCAACGGCGCGACATTCGATGCCGTTAACCTGGGCAGTGTCTCAGGCGCCAAGCTGATCAAGAACAACACAATTTATAACGGACCGGGTTCAAACGCGATCATTGTTCGCGGTGGCAACACGGATGCCGTCCTTGAGGGCAATGAAATATACGGCATGAATAAAGGTATCGTAGTGGAGACCGGTAGTGCGGGGCTCCAGATAATAAATAACAATATTCATGACAATGCCTACAGTGGAATCGAGCTGTTTGAAGCCATTAATAATATCACTGGAAATACACTACTCAATAACATGCGGGGCATCGAGACATCTAACCCGATCACTGCACACAATAACAATTTACTCGCTCATGATTACGGTTCGGTTATCCTGCACCATGCCGGGCCACATGACCTGACATATAACTGGTGGGGTGATGCCAGTGGACCCGACGGAGCCGGTTATCACGGCAG from Dehalococcoidia bacterium includes these protein-coding regions:
- a CDS encoding right-handed parallel beta-helix repeat-containing protein, whose amino-acid sequence is MNVQSKYFSVVLLLALVLPILGFVIPPGSVASANGCAGWSDDFTGGAQQTWTPVDGGDSSTYLFQNNRYELHTESNDGSAKFLASYVSASGTDYVMQARIQRMEAGDNFLAYLMARANTVTMSGYVLGASSDGSHFWFGKLVNGTYNELVQDYIEATTFDPADFQLKFVVAGNNLYGKVWTTGTPEPDHWQIIKADASYSTGVGGVLIATYPTFAWNVVQAAYKEVSLTCLTKATVYVDSTWAGKSAGEYVELPGGGTGIIGHNAFATIQTGVNGVDAGGTVNVAAGTYNENISINKSISLFGANKATTVINGDGSGIVVTIVANNVNFSGFTVQGSGNNPLENAGMILQGVTGCTIDNNIISNNASAGIGLQTANNNMVTNNTLDNNFVAGIALLGSSDNTIQDNNSSNTKLFTGTDYGYGIVLDAVRGATPPTGSIFSTGNTISGNTCSGNAQDGVYLGWNCHTNTITSNAINNNGNDGIYLWKSGTNTVTGNTITGNTAEGIQLMASPDNTITGNTITGSNNGVLIRSGHVEYAYPAPLISSGNSINHNNISGNTSYGVVYQDNADYTDDDNISIDAVNNWWGTINGPAHAKNVFNIGSQGNPVSDYVGFVPWLSSAGGATFTGPISNGTNYYSNFADAIAGTTEGGTLNAAAGTYTEQVLIQKSLSIIGAGSATTVIKAPAAPRAGSVVQGTWTWDYVVAAYPGSGTIDAHIEGFTIDANNQNKTAGTTAFAGVFFRDVKGSPGTAGLYSCAIEGFPSTPDYECFGIKVYGDSQLTIDSNTLTDYTRDAISANGDAGALDDPLVTISNNVLTGSAIPLNGISLRDGATGTVTGNTVTGHTRSGPWAAVGILVYTSNDAVINNNLVENCFYGIDVHESTGTTVSSNTLTHTIARHMTIDSSNNCLISGNTINGTAAGTEDTAISLVNNSTGNTVGGAAPADGNTINMATSGTGNGYVIYVQADVNAGSNTIQYNSITGGKRGVQFDGPPGCTGTTNILNNTISGQDFGGICAYNNGDLVINNNTLTNSVRPLEFWGPTSVNIEGNTINGATFDAVNLGSVSGAKLIKNNTIYNGPGSNAIIVRGGNTDAVLEGNEIYGMNKGIVVETGSAGLQIINNNIHDNAYSGIELFEAINNITGNTLLNNMRGIETSNPITAHNNNLLAHDYGSVILHHAGPHDLTYNWWGDASGPDGAGYHGSGSSINDNGNPATAMPWLAATYTGQIPVPGLNIDTTSPLPNGGTGIPYSQTLAATGGTAPYSWYNYYNLPAWLTVSTGGVVSGTPAAAGLYTFEVQARDVDQGIRKEFTMNVKSGALSIVTVSPLDPGEAGVAYNKQLEAAGGTGTYTWQKISGDLPSGLTLDGNGLVSGNPTADGEFNFRARVNDGSQQKTRDYNLTITPQLVITTTSLPDVDTGDAYSQTLAAAGNEGPVTWSVTAGALPDGLNLNANTGEISGTPTVGGDFGFTAQAADSSRTATQPLSIKVWTSGLNIVTTTLPDGNFCVDYLQQLEATGGDGTYAWTRNSGILPGGLNLDADGLISGAPSMAGTYNFTVQVESAGQIAIQRLSIFVSSGRTTLVSPADGDNVGGNTVNFLWNPVPGATDYQIVVATDPNVESGIVHDQLTGGPASQSFNDFPNTGSTYYWKVQAKLTCGDAPWSTIRSFTNSPAGPPAPVLTAPTDGATVSGSSVTFQWNATPGVTNNAIQVSTSPTFSTLFHYNYTRGATTIKYKDFPANGTTYYWRAASYNDSGWGDWSASRSFINNPGGITPVAPALQAPADGAIVSGSSVTFQWNAVAGVTNYAIQISTNPTFSTLFRYNYTRGATTIKYKDFPANGTTYYWRAASYNDAGWGDWSASRSFINNSGPIAPVLQAPVDGATVSGSSVTFRWNASPDPSVTNYAIQVSTSPTFSTLFHYNYTRAATTIDYKDFPANGTTYYWRAASYNNSGWGDWSASRSFINGL
- a CDS encoding response regulator transcription factor, which encodes MRKYILIVEDDVAMLKFLRINLAARGYEVRTAVDGPGALKQAELRVPNLILLDLNLPGINGFEVLGRIRDWCSVPILVISARCDESDKVLCLDNGADDYILKPFGLNELLARVRALLRRTETNHIQMNSSRFKCRELELDFNSMQLQRNGKSIKLTEIEYRTLKLLTINAGKVLTHNMILSDVWGSAYQDNNQYTHVIINRLRKKIEQDISNPVFIQTVPGVGYRFCAN